The sequence TCATGGCCAGGTCGGCATGAAGGAGAACACCGGGTGCTGAAGGCTTGGGGTGTCGGTGGGTACGGGTTGGGTAAGCTTCCCACTCCTCGAACGTTTCAATATGGTAAAACTCTCAGTGTTTAGGGTGATAAGGTTCCCAGTCATCTGAGTCCCCCGCACCTTCTCTGGTGGATAAGTGGGTGGGCTTTGGTAGGAGGCCTAGGTATGCCACCCGTGGGTCGTCGAGGTTGACAGGGATACGAATAGGCTTCGGCCGAAGCTCCGAGATTTGGTGCCTGCAATCCTTGTAGATCTTGGTCGGAAAATATGGAGAAACCGCGATTTGGTCATCTCTAGATGAAGGTGGCCTTTGCCCTTGCCGAGCCTGGACTAGATCGGGGGCGCTATGACAGGAGATCACTGGCTGATTCGGCTGGGTATGTTCAATATCCTGGGTAAGGTCCTGCTGGGAGCTTTGGGAGTGAGTCTTTTCCCAGTTACACTCAGGGCTCGACAATCATGCTCTAGCTCGACATTCTTGGTACGAAGATGTTCGTAGTTTTCTGTCATCTTGGCCATGCTAGTGTAGATGCGCTCCACCTCCTCTTGGAGATTCCCCTTCGTCGAAGGTTTCTTTCAGGAGGAATCCCCATGGGCGGTGTGGTGCTGGGTATCGAGGCTAGCATAGCAGGGTGTGGGGAGTAGAAGAGGCGATGAGGCTTGATGGGGGAGGAAAATGGAATCCAGAAGTCGTTTCCCACAGAAAGTGCCAAATTGTTGATGCTCTTTTTGGGAGGGTCAACTTAGAGAAGTGTAAGATCTTCAGTAAGGAAGAAGGTTAGGACCTTCAAAGTTGGAGGAACCTGCAAAAGATAGGAGGAAGAAGTAGTCGtcaagcttcggacaccggtgtggtgcctgCCGAAGGTCACCAATGCTTAAGTCAGCTATATGTGGTAATTTTAGTAGAGTAACAGTAAATGTGAGAAAATAGTTACCATTTTTACTTGAgcactgttccctatttatatgGAAGTGAAAATGGGAGTTTTGCTCaaagtttcaatgtgggactttgtgcaagttgCTGTGGTGGTGACACGTGTCCCCGTAGATTAGGTTCGGCAATtaggagcttcggcaggtggcTACCGCTTCGGAAGAGTGTCTTCCTTCAGCACATCAGAAGGTGATGACGTCAGTCACTTTCTAGGGATTTGTTTGTGTGTCACTTTGGGGTATTTCAGCAGGGGAGAAGGCGTGTCTACCTTAGTGCTAGTCATTTTGATGCTGGATATGCTCGGTTGATTATAGTGTAAACAGCagtcatggtatggacattgaAGGTCCAGCAGAAGTTTGCATCGAATGGGCAACATTTATGAGCCACATGTAGTTCCTTTATTTATAAGTATAGGTTAATGCTATGGATATGGTATTTTGTACGGATATAGTAGGAATCAAGATTGGTAAACTATGTAATTACTATTGAATATTcaagttttatgaaagaaacaatttttgagtatatatatgtatggtGTGGGTAATAGCAAATTTGGACCTGAATTTATTGCTCAGAAAGTATTGTGGTTGTTTTTCTAGTTAAAATCGTTCTATAGAaccattggaaaaaaaaaaaaaactaaaaaaaactaaaatgtaAAATCACTACGTTAGTTTTACGGATGATGCACGACGGTTTTCTCACAACAACTAATAGGTGACGGTTCTTTAAACAACCGCCATCTTTATCCATAAACGACGCCAGTTTTTTATAAACCTTCGTCTTACCCATAAATAACGAcggtttttaacaaaaattgtcATCTTTACATCAGAACGACGACGGTTTTATTAAAAACGGTTGTCTTTACAGATAAACAACGACGGTAAAAAGCCGTCGCATTTTGATACTTCAAAAGATGACAGTCGATTTAACGACGATTTTTAAAGCATCACAACGACGGTGAATTCCTGTcgtctattttgttttttttagtagTGTTTGGAACTAATTGTTACATTTTCATCctcatatttgtttttgaatacGTCAttgaatttcttctttttctgtatTCCATGTTTAGGTACAATAAGATTAAGCCAACCATAAGTTAATCTAAATCAAATCATAAAAATGTGTAAGATATTAACTACAAGAGTTTTTTGGAACATGAAACTTCGGTAAGACATACATATGAAATTCAATCTTCTGTAAGGATGGAAATTTAATTACCTCGTACTTTCATTCTATCATTTGGAATGTTGTACAAATATTTGGCATCTATAGCATTATTATACATACATAAAAATACATTactgaacaaaaaaataataattattgaaAGAGGGatatgatttgaatttttcaatgCTTCTTAAGGAAATTTTTGAACCATTGTGCCGAGAGTTTTGGGTGCCTTTTCAACTTGTCATTGTAATCTACATAGGTGATACCAAATCGAACATTGTATCCAGAACTCCATTCAAAGTTGTCTAGCAATGACCATGGAAAATATCCCTTCACTTTGACACCatttctaaaaagaaataagaaaacaagaaaaagttaatggttttgattttaatcAAATGAATCAATAACTCAAATATAGGAAGGCtagactatatatatacttaattaatttgttaatgAGCACTTACTCAATTGCACTTTGAACATAGTAGAGATGACGATTGTAGTAGTCAACTCTATGGGTATCATTAAGGGCTTCCGCAAGTGATAATTTGGGGTCATTGGACTCATCCACACCTACAATATAATGTATTATTATGTAGTCTTTTTTGCACTTACACATGTTTTACACCAAATATATGTGAAACATGATTATGCAATTATTGAAGGCTAGAAATAATTACCATTCTCAGTAACGTCAATATAATGTATTATTATGTAGTCTTTTTTGCACTCACACATGTTTTACACCAAATATATGTGAAACATGATTATGCAATTATTGAAGGCTAGAAATAATTACCATTCTCAGTAACGTAAATGAGTGGATCATGatactttttctttgtgtAGAGTAAAAAATCTTGAATTCCTCTTGGATAAATATTTAGCCAGTCCGAAGCACCCTACACCCCCATTTGAAGATATTGATGATGAGATTGTTAGGATTTACATTTGTATGTGGAAAACAATTAGTCGTCCAAATTATAAGCAATTAATTTAGTGCTTTGATGTGTACCTTTGGACCAATAGGGACCCCATGACGCTCAGCTGCCACAACAcatatgaatttcaaaatctaATTAGTATATGAAATTTAATTGCTTGAAGTAAGTTCTTAATTTATACTCACATGAAAGATTAACTCGAGCATCTGTTACGTAGCTTGCATCTACAGAGTTATTTTGAGGTGCATCACTTGCATAGTAACCAGCATAATAATTTAgtccaagaaaatcaaatgacCCAATCAACAACTTGGATTGTTGTTCTGTGAATTTTGGTAATCGATTTCCAACAAAAGATCGCATGCTTTGTGGATAGTCACCACTTGTCAATGGCTCCGCAAACCTACAAGAAcgtgaaaatttcaaatattaaCTTGATAGTTTCTAATGTACTACTGGCTAGTAAGTAgtaaatattatattcataAGTAAATTAATATGCACTTGCCATCCAAACATAAAATCCAAAGCTCGTAATGcagcatttttatttttcgtttCTTCAGACAGGGGTACAAACCAATGTGACACTAGTGTTATCCCTATCACTCCTTTTTGAGATGCCTACACAAAAACATTAAGTTTGGTTGATTTAGAatcacaaaaatttaaagtaGTTGCTCTTGTGTTGCCAATTAGAATCCAATATTCTGACAAAACAATAACTAATTAATTGTACCTGATATTTATTCTTGTACAATTTTACCGCAGTTGCATGCGCAAGGAGTAGGTGGTGTGTTACCAAGTATGGTTCAGTAGAGGAATCTCCGCCGGTGCAGTTTAGCTGCTGCCAAGCGGAGCAACGTCCAGGTGCAAATGACCCAATTCCATAACCATAGTTACTAAAGGTATATGGTTCATTCAACGTGGTCCAATACTTTACTCTATCACCGAATTCCTTGTAACAAAGTTCTACATAGTCTTGAAAATGATGGCTGTACATACACAATTGAAAATGTATATGTTAtaattctatttatttaataaattatcaaTATTATTTAGAGGATAAAATTTATTCACTTACATAATACGAGGGCTTAAAAAACCACCGTATTCTTCTTCTAAAGTTTGGGGAAGATCCCAATGAAAGAGTGTCACAAATGGCATCAAACCTATAAATAGCGAATTAAAATGTTACGATTATGagtgcatgtaattgttattGTATTGATGATTGATCATGGAAGGTGGGATGACTCACCATTGCTTAGGAGCTCATTGATGAGATTGTTGTAGTATTTGATTCCTTCCTTATTCACGCCTCCACTTAACTTTCCATCTAataattataacaaaatcagaaaataccaaaaataagTGAATCTTTATACCCTTGAACTTCGACTtctatataataaatttgtttcaattatttcaattaaatcttttaattgaaaacaaattttttgtttatattgtaCAATAGACAACAGGAACACATTATTTAAGTTAAAACAATGAAGGCAGAAATATTGACGATTGGTCACAAATCAAATGTGAGGATGCAGGTGAACTTACTTGGTAACAATCTGGACCATGAAATAGAGAACCTATACGCATCCCACCCCATATTCTTCATAATCCCCACATCTTCCTACAATACGTAACAATAAAACATGTCAtcaggaaagaaagaaaaaagctaCAAATTAAGGATGTCATATTCAATGTCGTGTTTTTTTCATGCTTCAAAATTTCGTATCTCCACATTGGGctcttctaaaaaaaaaagggtcttGAGAATAAAATTATGTGATTGGTGTACCTTATAACGGTGATATTGATCCACAGCGATATCTCCATTGCTTCTATCAGTAATCTTTTCTG comes from Prunus dulcis chromosome 6, ALMONDv2, whole genome shotgun sequence and encodes:
- the LOC117630687 gene encoding beta-glucosidase 12-like: MAKQLGSFLLGVLLIIGFALTNSKGDIGATPTNYDTASLNRSSFPEGFIFGVGSAAYQYEGAAKEYGRGPSIWDIYTHKYPEKITDRSNGDIAVDQYHRYKEDVGIMKNMGWDAYRFSISWSRLLPNGKLSGGVNKEGIKYYNNLINELLSNGLMPFVTLFHWDLPQTLEEEYGGFLSPRIIHHFQDYVELCYKEFGDRVKYWTTLNEPYTFSNYGYGIGSFAPGRCSAWQQLNCTGGDSSTEPYLVTHHLLLAHATAVKLYKNKYQASQKGVIGITLVSHWFVPLSEETKNKNAALRALDFMFGWFAEPLTSGDYPQSMRSFVGNRLPKFTEQQSKLLIGSFDFLGLNYYAGYYASDAPQNNSVDASYVTDARVNLSSERHGVPIGPKGASDWLNIYPRGIQDFLLYTKKKYHDPLIYVTENGVDESNDPKLSLAEALNDTHRVDYYNRHLYYVQSAIENGVKVKGYFPWSLLDNFEWSSGYNVRFGITYVDYNDKLKRHPKLSAQWFKNFLKKH